One Brassica napus cultivar Da-Ae chromosome A5, Da-Ae, whole genome shotgun sequence DNA window includes the following coding sequences:
- the LOC106451315 gene encoding NEDD8-activating enzyme E1 regulatory subunit AXL isoform X2, translating to MEREPTMSEPTKTKYDRQLRIWGEVGQAALENASICLLNCGPTGSEALKNLVLGGIGSVTVVDGSKVEIGDLGNNFMVDKKSVGESKAKTVCAFLQELNDAVRANFVQENPDSLILTDPSFFSQFTLVVATQEHTIIDSKPDHFLDDLRLNNPWPELKRFVETIDLKTPDPIAHKHIPYVVILVKMADEWAKTHSSNLPSTREEKREFKDLVKSKMVSMDEDNYKEAVEATFKVFAPRGISKEIQDIIDDRYAEVGSNSSAFWVMVAALKEFISNEGDGEAPLEGSMPDMTSSTEHYINLQKIYHTKAEDDCLSMEQRVKDILAKVGRDPSSISKQTIKSFCKNARKLKVCRYRTIEDEFSNPSAAELQKCLASEDYSSAIGFYILLRAVDRFAATYKNFPGQFDGGDREEDASRLRAIAVSLINEMSCDGYELPEELCNEMCRFGAAELHVVAAFIGGIASQEVIKLITKQFVPMLGTFVFNGIDHNSQSLTL from the exons ATGGAAAGGGAACCAACAATGTCTGAGCCCACGAAAACCAAGTACGATCGTCAACTCAG GATCTGGGGAGAAGTAGGCCAAGCGGCTCTGGAGAACGCGAGCATCTGTTTGCTCAATTGCGGCCCTACTGGCTCCGAGGCCCTCAAGAATCTCGTCCTCGGTGGAATCGGAAGCGTCACCGTCGTCGACGGATCCAAAGTTGAAATTGGAGACCTTGGCAACAACTTCATGG TGGATAAGAAGAGTGTTGGTGAGTCAAAAGCCAAGACTGTCTGTGCCTTTCTTCAGGAGCTTAACGACGCTGTGAGGGCTAACTTTGTTCAGGAGAATCCGGATTCTTTGATACTCACAGACCCGTCTTTCTTCTCTCAGTTCACTCTCGTTGTCGCCACTCAG GAGCACACCATCATCGATTCGAAGCCTGATCATTTTCTTGATGATCTCCGCTTGAATAATCCCTGGCCTGAACTCAAGAG GTTTGTGGAGACCATTGATCTAAAAACACCAGATCCCATCGCTCATAAGCACATTCCTTACGTGGTCATTCTTGTCAAGATGGCTGATGAATGGGCTAAAACTCATAGCAGCAACCTTCCCTCGACCAGGGAAGAGAAAAGGGAGTTTAAG GATTTAGTTAAGTCCAAGATGGTATCGATGGATGAAGATAACTACAAAGAAGCTGTTGAAGCCACTTTCAAAGTTTTTGCTCCTCGAGGAATCA GCAAAGAGATCCAAGATATTATTGATGATCGTTATGCTGAAGTTGGCTCAAACTCCTCAGCTTTTTGGGTAATGGTAGCAGCTCTCAAG GAGTTCATTTCAAATGAAGGTGATGGTGAGGCACCACTTGAAGGTTCCATGCCCGATATGACATCTTCCACAGA GCACTACATCAATTTGCAGAAAATCTACCATACAAAAGCTGAAGATGATTGTCTATCCATGGAGCAAAGAGTGAAAGACATTCTAGCTAAAGTTGGTCGTGATCCAAGTAGTATCTCAAAACAAACTATCAAGAGCTTTTGCAAGAATGCAAGAAAACTGAAG GTATGCAGATATCGTACGATAGAGGATGAGTTCAGCAACCCTTCTGCAGCAGAACTACAAAAGTGTTTGGCTAGTGAGGATTACAG TAGCGCAATTGGATTTTATATTCTTCTTAGAGCTGTTGATAGATTTGCTGCGACTTATAAGAACTTTCCTGGACAGTTTGATGG TGGAGATAGAGAAGAGGACGCATCTCGGTTAAGAGCTATTGCCGTGAGTCTTATTAATGAAATGAGTTGTGACGGCTATGAACTTCCGGAAGAACTTTGCAATGAGATGTGCAGATTTGGCGCTGCAGAGCTTCATGTGGTCGCTGCTTTCATCGGAGGAATCGCATCTCAAGAAGTAATCAAG CTCATCACGAAGCAGTTTGTACCAATGTTGGGAACTTTCGTTTTCAACGGCATTGATCACAATTCTCAGTCATTGACATTATAG
- the LOC106451315 gene encoding NEDD8-activating enzyme E1 regulatory subunit AXL isoform X1, which translates to MEREPTMSEPTKTKYDRQLRIWGEVGQAALENASICLLNCGPTGSEALKNLVLGGIGSVTVVDGSKVEIGDLGNNFMVDKKSVGESKAKTVCAFLQELNDAVRANFVQENPDSLILTDPSFFSQFTLVVATQLVEDSMVKLDRICRGAKVMLVFARSYGLTGLVRISVKEHTIIDSKPDHFLDDLRLNNPWPELKRFVETIDLKTPDPIAHKHIPYVVILVKMADEWAKTHSSNLPSTREEKREFKDLVKSKMVSMDEDNYKEAVEATFKVFAPRGISKEIQDIIDDRYAEVGSNSSAFWVMVAALKEFISNEGDGEAPLEGSMPDMTSSTEHYINLQKIYHTKAEDDCLSMEQRVKDILAKVGRDPSSISKQTIKSFCKNARKLKVCRYRTIEDEFSNPSAAELQKCLASEDYSSAIGFYILLRAVDRFAATYKNFPGQFDGGDREEDASRLRAIAVSLINEMSCDGYELPEELCNEMCRFGAAELHVVAAFIGGIASQEVIKLITKQFVPMLGTFVFNGIDHNSQSLTL; encoded by the exons ATGGAAAGGGAACCAACAATGTCTGAGCCCACGAAAACCAAGTACGATCGTCAACTCAG GATCTGGGGAGAAGTAGGCCAAGCGGCTCTGGAGAACGCGAGCATCTGTTTGCTCAATTGCGGCCCTACTGGCTCCGAGGCCCTCAAGAATCTCGTCCTCGGTGGAATCGGAAGCGTCACCGTCGTCGACGGATCCAAAGTTGAAATTGGAGACCTTGGCAACAACTTCATGG TGGATAAGAAGAGTGTTGGTGAGTCAAAAGCCAAGACTGTCTGTGCCTTTCTTCAGGAGCTTAACGACGCTGTGAGGGCTAACTTTGTTCAGGAGAATCCGGATTCTTTGATACTCACAGACCCGTCTTTCTTCTCTCAGTTCACTCTCGTTGTCGCCACTCAG CTAGTTGAAGACTCAATGGTGAAACTAGATAGAATCTGCCGAGGAGCAAAAGTCATGCTGGTTTTTGCTCGCTCCTATGGTCTTACTGGTCTTGTTCGTATCAGCGTAAAG GAGCACACCATCATCGATTCGAAGCCTGATCATTTTCTTGATGATCTCCGCTTGAATAATCCCTGGCCTGAACTCAAGAG GTTTGTGGAGACCATTGATCTAAAAACACCAGATCCCATCGCTCATAAGCACATTCCTTACGTGGTCATTCTTGTCAAGATGGCTGATGAATGGGCTAAAACTCATAGCAGCAACCTTCCCTCGACCAGGGAAGAGAAAAGGGAGTTTAAG GATTTAGTTAAGTCCAAGATGGTATCGATGGATGAAGATAACTACAAAGAAGCTGTTGAAGCCACTTTCAAAGTTTTTGCTCCTCGAGGAATCA GCAAAGAGATCCAAGATATTATTGATGATCGTTATGCTGAAGTTGGCTCAAACTCCTCAGCTTTTTGGGTAATGGTAGCAGCTCTCAAG GAGTTCATTTCAAATGAAGGTGATGGTGAGGCACCACTTGAAGGTTCCATGCCCGATATGACATCTTCCACAGA GCACTACATCAATTTGCAGAAAATCTACCATACAAAAGCTGAAGATGATTGTCTATCCATGGAGCAAAGAGTGAAAGACATTCTAGCTAAAGTTGGTCGTGATCCAAGTAGTATCTCAAAACAAACTATCAAGAGCTTTTGCAAGAATGCAAGAAAACTGAAG GTATGCAGATATCGTACGATAGAGGATGAGTTCAGCAACCCTTCTGCAGCAGAACTACAAAAGTGTTTGGCTAGTGAGGATTACAG TAGCGCAATTGGATTTTATATTCTTCTTAGAGCTGTTGATAGATTTGCTGCGACTTATAAGAACTTTCCTGGACAGTTTGATGG TGGAGATAGAGAAGAGGACGCATCTCGGTTAAGAGCTATTGCCGTGAGTCTTATTAATGAAATGAGTTGTGACGGCTATGAACTTCCGGAAGAACTTTGCAATGAGATGTGCAGATTTGGCGCTGCAGAGCTTCATGTGGTCGCTGCTTTCATCGGAGGAATCGCATCTCAAGAAGTAATCAAG CTCATCACGAAGCAGTTTGTACCAATGTTGGGAACTTTCGTTTTCAACGGCATTGATCACAATTCTCAGTCATTGACATTATAG